The Malus sylvestris chromosome 14, drMalSylv7.2, whole genome shotgun sequence genome segment aattaaaaaaattaagacaatAAATACATGTCAATCACTTATCAAGTTCACAGAGACACAACGCTCATGTTGAGTGCAGAAAATTTGATCCCATTGATTACGTTGTTAGCAGCCATATGGCAACATTAAATTGCGAAACAGCTTAGAAGAAGAAGACACAGCCCCAATCCAAATAACACGTGACCAAGTCCCATGTTTTTCTTTTAACTCGTTTTCCaacttaatttttcttttaacgCGTAATTAGGCCAAATGGCTGCATATTAACTAACACACACAGGATTAAGGATTAagcactctctctgtctctctctctctcatcgtctttctctctctacattaaCAGCTGGCTCACTCACAAAACAGAAAGAAACCGCCTCTTTCGTTTTTCGCACCAAAATCCACATCCCGCCTCCTCAGAGTCCTCGTTGACTAATTAAACCCCCACCTTCCTCTTCATACTTCATACCCCCTCTCCAAAATTTCATATCTCCAATTTCCTCCCTAATTCCCAACTTTTCTTATCGATTCCGATCGGATTTTGGCTCCGATTTCGGGTTCAAGAACACCAAACTCGCAAAAATCATGAACGATTTGTTCTCCGGCTCCTTCTCGCGGTTCCGGAGCGAGGAGCAGTCGCCGCGGCGCGACGATCACGTCATCGAGATGGGGTCGACGGCGGGGTCGGGCGCCGCCGGAGTCAACCTCGACAAGTTCTTCGCCGACGTCGAGTCCGTCAAGGACGAGCTCAAGGAGCTCGAGCGCGTCTACTTCAGCCTCCAGTCCTCCCACGAGAAGAGCAAGACGCTCCACAACGCCACCGCCGTCAAGGACCTCCGATCCCGCATGGACGCTGACGTCACCCTCGCCCTCAAGAAGGCCAAGGTGCTCAAGGTCCGCCTGGAGGCGCTCGACCGGTCCAACGCCGCTAACCGGAGCCTGCCGAACTGCGGGCCGGGGTCGTCCTCGGACCGGACTCGGATCTCCGTCGTCAACGGCCTCCGGAAGAAGCTCAAGGACTCCATGGACAGCTTCAACGCTCTCAGGCAGAAGATCTCGTCCGAGTACCGCGAGACCGTACAGCGGAGGTACTACACCGTCTCCGGCGAAAATCCCGACGAGAAGACCTTAGACCTCCTCATCTCCACCGGTAATGGCGAAACCCCTAATGCTCCAATTTTAGTGCTTAATGAGGTAATGGATTAATCAAATTAAGCATGATGATTGCAGGAGAGAGCGAAACGTTTCTGCAGAAGGCAATACAGGAGCAAGGGAGGGGCCAAGTCCTCGACACGATCCAGGAGATCCAGGAGCGACACGACGCCGTGAAGGACATGGAGAGGAACCTGCAGGAGCTGCACCAGGTGTTCCTGGACATGGCGGTGCTGGTGCAGGCGCAGGGGGAGCAGATCGACGACATCGAAAACCACGTCATGAGAGCCAACTCGTTCGTCAGCAGAGGCACGCAGCAGCTCACCAAGGCCAGGGCCTCCCAGAAGAACACCCGCAAGTGGACTTGCTACGCCATTATTCTGCTGCTCGTGATTATTCTGATCGTGATCCTCAGCTTGAAGCCGTGGAATTGGGGCAATGGCGGTGGCAATAACAACAATAGTAATAGCAATAATCCGCCGCCGCCAGCGtaggaggagagggagagagagtattGTTCATGCACTACATACCTATTGTTTTTATGTTACATTTTGACTTTGTTATAATGTAGTGTAAtaattttttaggaaaactaatgaaaatggcttgaaaattttgagttttaatgataaggataagataaatggtaaagtgaatagtaccaggattgactttttagtgtaaaaatgtggtttttcgttaaagtgaacagtaccgggtgattttcgttaaagttccttaatTTTTTTGCTAGTTCCGTAAATCTTTTcatctattttttgttttttttatactttttattttggatAGAAATTCTAATGAAGTTAGTCAAAA includes the following:
- the LOC126600821 gene encoding syntaxin-121-like; this encodes MNDLFSGSFSRFRSEEQSPRRDDHVIEMGSTAGSGAAGVNLDKFFADVESVKDELKELERVYFSLQSSHEKSKTLHNATAVKDLRSRMDADVTLALKKAKVLKVRLEALDRSNAANRSLPNCGPGSSSDRTRISVVNGLRKKLKDSMDSFNALRQKISSEYRETVQRRYYTVSGENPDEKTLDLLISTGESETFLQKAIQEQGRGQVLDTIQEIQERHDAVKDMERNLQELHQVFLDMAVLVQAQGEQIDDIENHVMRANSFVSRGTQQLTKARASQKNTRKWTCYAIILLLVIILIVILSLKPWNWGNGGGNNNNSNSNNPPPPA